The following are encoded together in the Pelagicoccus enzymogenes genome:
- a CDS encoding LptF/LptG family permease — MSKAAGLHGRRSQCLWSIRMLSVADRYVFTEWLKAFVLVLGSMFGLLLLFEIQDSFTDLIGYEATSGQILKYYLVIAPSFLTITLPATVLVSILYALGQLHRSNEFIALRAAGMSVYRVTRSIWLASLLISAGLWYLNSSLIPWSVEQSDQLIKTIRLDSEAKTLSTDEVGIVEGLAFDNRNENRMWFINRYSEYKKEAYGISVSIMDEERREVRRVMARYGWYNEEEGYWSLFDGRERLNDLDTGRELWPPFERLEAKDLTDDPSLMLLFGKRPKDLSFLQLKRITDNFRKEDNPSVLAYEARLHALMASAASCLIVAGIAIPFAVSGVRTNPAVGVSKSIGLFFVFYILTSVLNALGREGSLSPEFAAWSPMAIMIVLAYVLMRRVK; from the coding sequence ATGTCAAAAGCCGCTGGACTTCACGGGCGCCGCTCGCAGTGTCTCTGGTCAATCCGCATGTTAAGCGTCGCCGACAGATATGTTTTCACCGAATGGCTCAAAGCCTTCGTGCTCGTGTTGGGCTCGATGTTCGGCTTGCTGCTGCTTTTCGAGATTCAGGACAGCTTCACCGACCTCATCGGCTACGAGGCGACTTCGGGGCAGATCTTGAAGTACTACTTGGTGATCGCTCCCAGCTTTTTGACCATCACTTTGCCGGCGACGGTACTTGTATCCATTTTGTACGCGTTGGGGCAGCTGCACCGCTCCAACGAGTTCATCGCCCTGCGGGCGGCGGGCATGAGCGTATATCGGGTGACCCGATCCATTTGGCTGGCCAGCTTGCTGATCTCGGCTGGGCTTTGGTACTTGAATTCGAGTTTGATCCCTTGGTCGGTCGAGCAGTCGGACCAGTTGATCAAGACGATTCGTTTGGACAGCGAGGCTAAGACCTTGAGCACGGACGAGGTTGGCATCGTGGAAGGATTGGCCTTCGACAATCGCAACGAGAACCGCATGTGGTTCATCAATCGCTACAGCGAGTACAAGAAGGAAGCCTACGGCATTTCAGTCTCTATCATGGACGAGGAACGTCGGGAGGTGCGCCGCGTGATGGCCCGCTACGGCTGGTACAACGAGGAGGAAGGCTACTGGTCGCTCTTCGACGGTCGCGAGCGTCTTAACGATCTGGATACGGGGCGCGAGCTCTGGCCGCCTTTCGAGCGTTTGGAGGCCAAGGACCTGACGGACGATCCGTCGCTGATGTTGCTTTTTGGCAAGCGACCCAAGGACCTTTCTTTCCTGCAGCTCAAACGCATCACCGACAATTTCAGGAAGGAGGACAATCCCTCGGTACTTGCTTACGAAGCCCGCTTGCACGCCCTCATGGCCAGCGCGGCGAGCTGCTTGATCGTGGCAGGGATCGCCATCCCCTTCGCAGTATCCGGTGTGCGAACCAATCCTGCGGTGGGCGTTTCCAAATCGATCGGCCTGTTTTTCGTCTTCTATATCCTGACCAGCGTTCTCAATGCCCTCGGTCGCGAAGGCTCTCTCTCCCCGGAGTTCGCGGCGTGGTCCCCCATGGCTATCATGATTGTACTCGCCTACGTGCTGATGCGTCGGGTGAAGTGA
- a CDS encoding sodium:calcium symporter yields MSSKVPKESWNSRLGIILAVAGSAVGLGNFLRFPGQAAQYGGGAFMIAYFIALVLIGLPICWAEWAIGRKGGQAGLNSSPGILGVVTGQKRFRYLGIIGVVIPVVIYMYYVYIEAWCLGYAVNFAKGSMNFETVKEAGDFWGGFIGIGEDGSALGFGWTEVGGFLLVVFLFNFYLIYRGLSKGIELFCKYAMPTLIVLAVIILIRVLTLGAPVEAHPENNVQNGLGFMWNPTKTILYERVADGGTGAETWQPLPDGEVVGPRMIAAAQARADADPNLELREIGMLKQLLNPQLWLAAAGQIFFSLSVGFGVIITYSSYLKKNDDVVLSGLAATSTNEFCEVGLGGLTTLPAGYAFLGISGVAGMGTFGLGFNVLPMVFSEMPGGQFFGFAFFFLLFLAAVTSSLSMLQPGIAFLEEAMNINRKQSVAILGFVTAAGCAFVVYFSAGVKALDTIDFWVTNLLMVVLATIQIIIFGWVIGIERGFEIAHRGAAIKIPGFFKFVMKYVSPAFLIIVFGAWFYTSVLGFQFGSDEKKYSSYIVDLFIEPNRSAWLSVGVIALTAAFLTLLTAGGVFKGKTINEEVSK; encoded by the coding sequence ATGTCGTCGAAAGTCCCTAAAGAGTCCTGGAACTCCAGACTCGGAATAATCCTCGCCGTTGCCGGTAGCGCCGTAGGCCTTGGCAACTTCCTCAGATTCCCAGGCCAAGCCGCCCAATACGGCGGCGGCGCCTTCATGATCGCCTACTTCATCGCCCTCGTGCTGATAGGCCTGCCCATCTGCTGGGCGGAATGGGCCATCGGCCGCAAGGGCGGGCAAGCCGGCCTCAACTCCAGCCCCGGAATCCTCGGCGTAGTGACAGGCCAAAAGCGCTTTCGCTATCTGGGCATCATCGGCGTGGTCATCCCTGTCGTCATCTACATGTACTACGTCTACATCGAGGCTTGGTGCTTGGGTTACGCGGTGAACTTCGCCAAAGGCTCCATGAACTTCGAAACCGTAAAGGAAGCGGGCGACTTCTGGGGCGGATTCATCGGCATCGGCGAAGACGGCTCCGCTCTCGGCTTCGGCTGGACCGAGGTCGGCGGCTTCCTGCTCGTCGTCTTCCTGTTCAACTTCTACCTCATCTATCGCGGCCTCTCCAAAGGCATCGAGCTGTTCTGCAAGTACGCCATGCCGACCTTGATCGTGCTGGCCGTCATCATCCTCATTCGCGTGCTGACCCTCGGAGCGCCTGTGGAAGCCCATCCGGAAAACAACGTGCAAAACGGCCTCGGCTTCATGTGGAACCCCACCAAGACCATTCTCTACGAGCGCGTGGCCGACGGTGGCACCGGCGCCGAAACCTGGCAACCACTGCCTGACGGAGAAGTGGTCGGCCCGCGCATGATCGCCGCCGCCCAAGCTCGAGCCGACGCCGACCCCAACCTCGAGCTGCGCGAGATCGGCATGCTCAAGCAGCTCCTTAACCCTCAGCTATGGCTCGCCGCCGCCGGACAGATCTTCTTCTCCCTCTCGGTCGGATTCGGGGTCATCATCACCTACTCCAGCTACCTCAAGAAAAACGACGACGTCGTGCTCTCCGGCCTCGCCGCCACCAGCACCAACGAATTCTGCGAAGTCGGACTCGGCGGACTCACCACCCTGCCCGCCGGCTACGCCTTCCTCGGTATCTCCGGAGTGGCAGGGATGGGAACCTTCGGCCTTGGCTTCAACGTGCTGCCCATGGTCTTCTCCGAAATGCCCGGCGGACAGTTCTTCGGTTTCGCCTTCTTCTTCCTGCTCTTCCTGGCCGCCGTCACCAGTTCCCTCTCCATGCTGCAGCCGGGCATCGCCTTCCTCGAAGAGGCCATGAACATCAACCGCAAGCAGTCCGTCGCCATCCTCGGCTTCGTCACCGCCGCCGGCTGCGCCTTCGTGGTCTACTTCTCCGCCGGAGTCAAAGCCCTCGACACCATCGACTTCTGGGTGACCAACCTGCTCATGGTAGTGCTCGCGACCATCCAAATCATCATCTTCGGATGGGTCATCGGCATCGAGCGCGGCTTCGAGATCGCCCACCGTGGCGCCGCCATCAAGATTCCAGGCTTCTTCAAGTTCGTCATGAAGTACGTCAGCCCTGCCTTCCTCATTATCGTATTCGGAGCCTGGTTCTATACCAGCGTGCTCGGATTCCAATTCGGCAGCGACGAGAAGAAGTACAGTAGCTACATCGTGGACCTCTTCATCGAGCCAAACCGCAGCGCCTGGCTCAGCGTCGGGGTTATCGCCCTAACCGCAGCGTTTCTCACCCTCCTCACCGCAGGCGGGGTCTTCAAAGGCAAAACCATCAACGAGGAGGTCTCCAAATGA